The DNA sequence TGGaacaacttaaataaaattacagggggaaaaaaaacactCAAGTGCTACTGCTAATAgatgttaaaaacaaaaaggaaacttACACCGAGGTCAGTTCAAAGCATTTTTGATGTTCACCACACTGGTGGTAGTACTCAGCTTTGCAGGCCAAAAGATCTGTATTGCTTTTCAGAGTACGCATGAAGGATGGATCTGAAGGGTTACTGTTACAACTTTCCTTTTCAAGCTCTCTAAATTTGGCTTCTACAACATATTCGTTGTCATACTGAATAACATAAGAAGGATTTAGCAGAGGTTAGTACGCTAAACACACACCACAGAAAACGCCAATAAATCAAtcatagaaagaaaaaggagatcttaaaaaTCTTCAACATTGAATCACATTTGGACTTGGACAGATAATTTATAAAGTCACACTCCTACTTACCTTCTTTATTAAACAAGAATAGAATGATGAAAGCCATCCATCTTCAGGACCAAATTGCAATGAGGAAAGTAGACTTGTCTCTGACATAGAGAACCAAATCAAAGTTCAAGTAATTTACCACTGCTGAACTAGACAAATAATGTCTAAAAGTAATGCAACGACAACTCCTATTCTCTATGAAAGAATCAATGACAAAAACAAGGAGCtcagaaataaattttaaaatcctgAACTACGGATCCAACTCCACTATACCATTCTCTTTCTAAATACATGCATAAATGATCAGGCGAGAGAAAGTTAGTATAGCCCTTACCTTCCTCACATGAAAGCATGTGATTTTCTAGAAGACATTCCAATGCCTGAAAAGCAAAAGTAAAAAGGACAAAAGCTAATACTAATTAACATTGAATCAAAgcatttcacccaaaaaaaaaaaaaaaaaaaaaaaaagggagaaaaataaGAACATCTAATCAAGGCACCAATGCTTCTTATAATGTTTGgctaaaatatgtaaataatctCCGTAAGTTGAAACAATATCAAGTAATTACTTGGAAAGTTCTATTGATTTGAAAaggaaatcaaagaaaaaatttttggttaatttattgTACCCAACCACTGAAAAGAACTCAAGCATACCTCATAACATAAAGGGTCGGCTTTGATAGCAGCTTTGTACCTTCAagatataaaaacaaattaaaaagaagaagagaagaagcaAATAAAGTCAGATCAACCTTTCAATCAACATGCAATTTACTCAACAAAAGcaacaatattataaaatggtTATTCCTAATCCAGGAAATGTCATTGAATACATCTAATAGATCGTACGAATAGACCATTGATTTAACCCAAGAAAATACCCGAATAATGTGCCAACAAAACCAAGCTAAAAAGCAGGAGAAACTAACCACTGTCTCGCCTGAGAACGGTTTTCCAAAGCTTCATAAGCCTTACCTCTTAAGAAGCATATTGCAGAAATTATCTGTCACGAGATAAAAATGTCACACCATAAGATTgaaaaaacttataaaagaaATGACATTTAAACATCAAAACTCACCAAAAGCATTTACCAATTTAATTCCATCAACAAGAAACAAACATCAGAGAATCCAAGTTTAGGCTTCAGCTAGTACAAAACTAgtgataattaaattacatagaTAAGTTGTGCGGAACTTTATCAAAGAGAGTGCTAAAGAAGTAAATCTGTCATAAAAAAAACTGCATACTAATTATTCATTTCAATTCCAAAACAGCATTTTATAGTCACATGCTaatcaaagattaaaaaaattcaaagacaaagaaaaaacaaaaacaaaaacaaaacttaacaATATCAATTGTTGCTGACTAAGGAAATTCATCTTTTGCAGTTCGTCTTGAGTTGTAACTATTACATtttacatcaaaaagacaatatttttttcaaacaacTACCACTTTTCCCTGCCTATTAACAACCGTGATTACAATCAAAGAGTCATATATACTTCAAGGagtttagattaattaaaaaacaaatcatcataaaaaagaaaggaaggaaaataaaaataaactattaacATCAAGACCATCGTATAACTATAAAGAGGAAGATAGTTCCAAAGAGAGCTATAAGCAAATGGAATACAAATAAATACAggtctatataaaaattaaaaatataaattaagattCTATTATTCGAACTGCAAGTTACTGGAAGAAGAATGCCTTTTCGCTTTTGGATTTACCAAGCTCCTACAAAGCTAGCAATTCGTCCATTTTGAAAACTCAACTATTAAGATAGCAACTAGCAGTGCATAAAGGTGGAAATATAGTATGGTATACGTGAACATCATACACTGTAACAGCGAAGTTTTAAAGGGGAAAATATATGAAAAGGGAAGACTTGCATTGATTTCACGATCTTCCCCATCTTTATCCAAGTACATGACATTCGAGTCCTTTGTATCACTGACATTCCCATGTTCATCCACTTTCGCATCACCAAGCATTAGTAGACATTGATCCCATTCCTTCAGTTCTTCCTAATAAAATATCCAATTTAAAGTTAGCAACAAGTTTAGTAATATGAAACCAGACATAAACCCGTACCAAACAATAAACAGACTCATTGTTTGACTGTTAAGCAAAAGCTGAGCGGAGTACAGCAACATAGTATAAAGCCATTTAAGGTAATGAAAATAGATAACAATTTTGTTCGTTTCccaagtaataaaatataaaatgaagttCCTTTTTCTCTAACCACATTTGGGGAGGGGAAAAAATCAAACTTTCAGTTCAAATTTACTTACATCTGTCTCATCAATCAATCAACACATAAGAAAATCGAAGAAAAAggtgtgaaaaaagaaaatgcaaacctcaacaacaaaagaaaagaaaacccatGTCAAACCCAAACAAGCAAAACAAAGAAATCGCACAAAGATAAGTAAAACCCTTTTCAAATGATCGACGTAGAGGAATTAGATTGGACCCAAAACAACTTACAAGGCATTTGGCAGCGAGGTATCTGAAGCGGAGGTCACGAAGAACGATCTGGGAGGCGTTGAGGAGGTGGTAAGCTCGGCGGTAATGGCGACCAAGGAAGAGGGCCTGGGCCTGCATGTAAATGTCAGCCGGGTCGTTGGTGAAGGCGGCGACCTTGTCGGCGAAGAAAATTGCAGAGGAGTAGAGGTGCTTGCTCACGCAATCCCTGACAACCCCACGAAGCTTCTCTATCTCCTCCTCTCTCATTTTTTTAGTGGGTATTGCTCCGATCGCCTTCTTTTGCTCTAAGCCTGAACTGAAAAACCAAGGGCTTTGGGGGGTCGGAGGGAATGAGAGGGAGAGAGCGAGGGGAGAGAATCAGTGCAAAGGGTTTTTGTAAGAAGAGTGGAAGTATTTGAGCGGGAGGTTCAGATATGGGCCTGTAAACCCCCAAAGCCTAAACCTCTATCATTAACGCATAAGTTTGTCTTTATTTACATCTTCATTCTTTTGTTTAACTCAAATCTTTGAAGCTAATAAGAGTTGAAGTTTGGTGTAGTTTTAGCAACAAAATTTCGGTACTCCCGGGGTTTTGGAGTtttgtagtttttttattttttattttttctggttTTAGAGCATTTTTAACTTGCTCTTTGATAAATGCCTAGATTTCTCTAGTTGAATGAGTGTTACATATTTTTCATTACTTCTGCAGGTTTCcaaattgaaaagttaaaataaagaatggaatttgattctttaaaaaaataatcataattattgattgataattagaaaataaaaaaatgatgataaaAGAGTGATATTGGAGTaacattaaaaatgaaaaaatcttactctttatttttataaaaattttcaaaatatttttttgttttaacaattatattctttaaaataaaaagtgacattaaagatattttaaagAACATGTgcttattcattaaaaaataataaaataataaaataataaaaagaacatATGGTTATTTCTTTGAGCAACAAAAGAAAccaaaattatatgtaaatttgGGCTTAAATGTAGGAGTTGGTAATTATTCGTGGTCTTTGTATAGACTTGTGAGTCTCTCACGCttgttttcattacaatttacAAGGTAGGACTTTAGCTTGttcatttcttatttttcaaatatttaagatttttataACTTGGTATATGATCTGGTGCTGTTCACATCTCAAGTCACTTTTAGAAGTAAATTTGACTTAGTAAGCCTATGAAtgccaaaaaattattatgaatgataaaaaataaaaaataaaaatcaattttacaaGCCCAATGACCCAAATCAAAATATTAGTTTCATACTTTCATCGCCTAGAATCTTTGGATTCAGCTTTCAGGAATTGTAAAACAAGCaacaagaaagagagagagagagagagagagagagagagagggaaagaaagtgggttgataaataatataatgaaatttCTCAATTAcactccaaaaaataaataaaaaaagaaagaaaaattaaaagcagATCGGAAGCGATTAACGTGCTATTAAGCTTTTGTTGAAATCATCATGTATCGGATTGAGATCTCAATAAAATTCTTTTCTTCACTAGTTTGTTTACCCAGAAAATGTTACAGTGGCACAGCATAAAGAAACTAAATCGATTCAAGTCAAGTTGTCCCAGCGATCTAGCTTGAGCAACACCCAACTCTCTTCAAAGCTGAAACATCATcttttatattgattttctctcctttggATGGGACAGAAGAATCTGTTCCATTTTCTGCTCCTTCAACTGCTTTCTTGCTTACAATATGGTAGATTTGAGTCAGAACTTCTGCAAATGCATTTTCAACATTTGTTGCTTCCAGTGCAGAAGTCTCCATGAAATAGAGTGATTCCTTCTCGGCATAGGACTTCCCATCCTCAGTTGAGACTGCTACAAGGTGGCGAAGATCTGATTTGTTACCCACAAGCATCACAACAATGTTGGATTCAGTATGGTTCCTCAACTCTTTCAGCCATCTATCTACATTCTCAAATGTTGCATGCCTGGTAACATCATACACAAGGAGTGCCCCCACAGCCCCACGGTAGTAAGCACTGGTAATGGCACGGTACCTGCAGAGTTGGATGAAAAATTTAGAATGCGGACATGGGGAGAATGTATCAAGAATAGTCGATGAATGAAAAATGCCAAGAATATGAGTTATCAAGATTTGCATCAAGTGCATTATGCATAAACAAtaagatttgaatttaaatatttaaagaacTAGACATGAAATTATGAACGGTTCAGATGACGTGCATATGTTAACTCAAAAAACAAGAATATTAACAGTTTAAGTGCACATCCCAGGATTACTTCAAGCAATTAAAAGTCATATGCCCTGTTCTAGGAACTCCTCTAGCTAGTTTACTGCAATTGGATATGACAGCAAATATTTAACAGGAGCAAACAATGATTCTCTTAAACATTTCTTGTTTAGTGTATGTGTGTGATACATATTTGGACCCACTTCTTAAGTGTTTGGGATTGATGGCATAAAGACTTCTGTCTCATTTTTTGTATCCTGCTAACCCCTGTTTCAGATAATCTGTTGTTTTACACATGTATGGCTTGTATTATTTAAGTATGAGTATTGTGTGTAACAAAACCACATAGGACACAGCTAGAGAAACAATCAACAAACTCCCAAACAATTCATTAATACCTCCCTCCAACTCCAGCATTGCAGCCTATAAAAATGTTAGTTATCAAGTTTCAGCCATATATCTCTAGTAAATTGATTTTACTCAGATCCTATACAGAGTTTAAATCATATGCCTGTCACAAGCTAGCTCTGCCTTTAGTTGTTTCTAGATCTGACCATACCATGGCAACGTGTCTTCTATCTAATAAGTTTACTCAACATAGCCTTAATGTTAAATTCTATCAATTCCAAAAGCTTAAGTTGATAAGAAATAGACCCAACCATGGATAACAAGTTAACATTACAGCCTTAACAAGTAGAAAATTGTCATCAACTTTCTTCCTTCTTTGAATATTCCCATTCCTCTTTACCTGCTTTTCACAAATTGAGGTTGAACTCATCTAGTTTCTCTACCTCCCCCATCTATTTTAACCCAATTTCAACCACTCCAGTTCATGCTAGAAGTCCAAGGTTCATGACAAACAACTGGCAGGATGCTGGCTCAACAAACACAAAGGCCATAAACAAGCTCATTATCACATAATAGCTAACTAGCTTCaagatttttcttcattttgctcgcttcaaaaattcaaactccaaaatcAAGTGTTTCCAATGATAAATGGTACTGTTTTGAATATtgctaaaaaataatgaaggaaaaaaatgaaaatttggaaaagcaAAATAGAGTTAAGAGCCAAGGGGAACAAACATAATAAGGTTGACTTGATCCTAGTATGGCTTCTTTCTGTATTTGTACTAAACAAGAAAAGGGAAGTCAAAATTAAATGTATGCACGAAATCAAAAGGGACATGAGAAAAGCCACACACAATCAAACAAGTGAGAATTTAAATGCATCATACGCTGCATACAACTCATTATACAAATACTATTTGTGCTCTTAGAAATTCTTGAACCAGTAcagaaggaaaatatatatatacatatattatattcaaaCTTTTTCTTAAGTAATCAAGCacacactttttctttttctttttcccttttctatttttctatttatttttgggtgaacAAGAAAGCACATAAACAAAATGCATTACAAGGCAGGCTTAACAATTTAGAAGATCTCTTTCTTAAAATTGAAGTAAAGTTGGAATCCTAGATCTCCATACCCAGTAACCACCTGCAAATCCAACTAAAGTCGTGTTACACACAATAAATTGACCGAATTGCCTTGGAACTTGAACAACATGACAGCAAGGATCCACCTGACTCTGCTAACTCATTCTCAAGtaactatattaaatattatttcttagAGACAATTCTTACAATCCGTTTGAAATATATTCAGGTAAGCTACTGGTGACCAATCTCttatattcaataatttatatTCAGCTTAATTTAGGTAACTACAATTTtgacataaaaaaatttctttcacaCTAAAATAACAAATCTGAAGGAATGAACTTAATCAATTCGTTTGAATAATGATAAAGACATTGCATTTGAAAACACATGTACTTACTACCCGTGGACATCTTATCAACACCCTAACAAAGAGATCCATGCTGCAGAAGTAATTAggataaaaccttttttttcgtTTATTGGCACCAAAAAACAGAACTTCCTCACATTGAGATCAGttgtaataacaaaaataaataaataaataaataaataaaaattctgtttTACAAGTTTGAAAGATGAGCAATGCCTTTAATACACAAACTCGAGAGCACCAGCCAACATTCAAAATCCACCAATTATCCACATTCatcaaatcaaaaaagaaaaaaaaaattctgcttTACAAGTTTGAAAGATGAGCAAGGCCTTTAATACCCAAACTCAGAGCACCAGCCAACATTCAAAATCCACCAATTATCCACATTCatcaaatcaaaaagaaaaaagaaaatccacaATTACACTAAAACATTTAAAGCTTGCTAACAACACCAATTGCCATAATAAATGATCATGGGTTTCTGTACTGACCAAATCTGGGATATAAACAACTAAATCTAacaataaatggtaaaaaccaCACCTGAATTTTAGTAAATCTGACAAATCATAGCATCCAAGAAAGGAAACAGCATGAAaaagtactaaaaaaaaaaaaaaaacacgaaaGCAGCTAAACATAGCAACCAGAACTTCACAAAACTAAACATACCaacaacaaaaagcaaaaagctAAGAAAAACCCAGATCAGGAAAAgcaaagatgaagaagaaaagaagacctTTCTTGGCCAGCAGTGTCCCAAATCTGAGCCTTGATAACTTTGCCATCAACATTCAAAGTCCTGGTAGCGAACTCAACACCAATGGTGGACTTGGACTCGAGGTTGAACTCGTTCTTTGTGAACCTGGAGAGCAGATTGGACTTACCCACACCGGAGTCCCCGATCAACACCACCTTGAAGAGGTAATCGTAGTCATCGTCAGCTCTATACCCAGCCATTTTAGCTGTTTCAGCTTTATGCTCTGTGAAAATTGCacagcgagagagagagagatttgcaGAGGATTTGGAGGTATTTCCTTTCGGTGGGATAGTGAAGTGTGGGAAGTGTGTGAAAGATGGATTTTAAAAAAGCGCCAGAGAAAATGAAATCATGCGAGTCtcaccaaattttataatatgagGGAACCTCCATCTAATTGCCCTACCTCCCACTCAACTTCAAaatgtgacttttttttttttttttttttaaatcttctcttttctaaatcaaataaatttttttttccccatacaTAAGTCTCGAAACCAtcctaaaaaatataatataatgtaaattttttatataaaaatcaaaataatatttaagattAACTTACCTTTTATAAACCTTGGAAGTTTAATAAAAACTTTACTTATACTCTTtaagtttgaaaaattataacttaatatataaaatttgaataattattttttattatctttggagttgattttttataaaattgattttttttaaaatctattttatcCTTAAGTATCCAAAATAAATCTTACATCACTATTCTCTTATTTAATTCATAatattgtaataaaaatatatatcatttactataaaatttcatttacataatgataacaatataaaaaataaaaagaaagaataaatagattatattttttgatatctattattatataaaaggatcataaacaaaatttttaattttattttaaaattaaagaaatagacttcattaattaatttagtcaaCTGTAAAGGCAGTAAATGATGATTGTTTTCATTTTCAGATGtgttaatgaaattttaattaaaacttcacatatatatggaatttttcccatatataattatatattaagagcattttcaaagatatttttttaaaataaaaaatatattttaaataaaaagtgaaatttttaaaacatcttTCAACAGTATTCTTTATTGGTTTActtataactttttttattttatataaatcatctattaaatattataatagtgatatttaaaaatatttttttattaaaattatatcagtatgatattaaaataaatagcaGATGTGATTATGTATATTTGAAGAACAAGACCAACtatttatcttaaaaaattaaaataaagaatctcttgaaaaaaaaaaattttgaaagttaactgtttaaaataaattacaaaaataatatagtacaTTTAAAGAAATCCTTGAGGATCCTGTAACAATTTAACAATTTATACATTAAGATCTATTAGCAAATAGCAACTCAAACTTGTAACTAATTATATATcccttcaatttttattttttttttgggcataaacaaaaattaaaaggttAAGCTTTTATCCATTTGTAAGTGGCGTAAATGTCACAAATACCATTGATTTTATAAATCTGATAAAATAATCACACTTtaataagcaaataaaatatttttatatttttagaaaaaattgtGAATTTGGAAACTCAAGCAATTTAGATAATCCGAACTAttatagtaaaatatatatttcccttCAATTCAAATGCAACCcttatctaataaaaataaaaataaaaaagaaaagaaataaaataaactattaaatCCAATCTGCGCCAATGTATTAGCCCATTATGCACAGCCCAAATCTCATTGAAGTAACAAAGACACAAGCCTCCTCAAATATAAcatagttttttattatttatttatttattgatattggATAAGAGTTTGAACTTTGATCATTACTGCTTGGATGTTCCACATTTTGGAATTATTGTTTATGGATTGTCCCACATTGACAAATATAACATAGCTAATTAATAAGCCTGTAACTTTCCATGAAGTAATTATGTAACATGTTGATGAATTTGACTCGATTAAAGGCTAATCACACTTCTAATCTAACCAATACAAATCACACTTCTGGCCAAACCAATACGTTATGTCATCCCTTCTATAACATAGATCATTATGAGGTaggcttttttaaaaaaaaaattgtaaatttttttgttatattccaATCAAACTAATCAAAACATTcattaagtaaaaatatttcCTACTTTCCGagcaatgaataaaaaaatacagattatcgatgaaataaattaaaactatgCAAGGAAAGAGATGGGTAGGGATTGCATGTCTTGCAGGGGATGAATCCCAATCTGAATGGTGTATATTTTAGTATTGGATGAAATCTACAAATACTATCAGcaaaaattatataagtttttataattaattagggAATATAATGgtcattatataaatttaaattcattgaaaatttaaaaattttcataataaaaatagtatatgAGATAATAATACtatttgcaaaataaatatttttttagaacatgaaaaatataatattactctataagttaaatacattaaaaatatatatataatggtacTATATGTGGGATGGCAGATACTTCCTTAACCTAGTGCCAAGTAGACAGATTGGTGCAAATTCATTTGCTCATGGAAATGATTACAGGATTTAGAGTTCCAAATATTAAttctgaaaattattattaataataagatGAACTTTTACATTcttctatttattaatttttagccGAACATCTTTTGTGCATTGTGTGATGCTAATgagtgtgatttaattattgatttactAATAATGGATacaatttactttattttattatgaagtCAAACTAACAACAGATTGGATTAAAGACTCGATCTAAGATTGTCCTTcccta is a window from the Ziziphus jujuba cultivar Dongzao chromosome 11, ASM3175591v1 genome containing:
- the LOC107432501 gene encoding ras-related protein RABA1c — encoded protein: MAGYRADDDYDYLFKVVLIGDSGVGKSNLLSRFTKNEFNLESKSTIGVEFATRTLNVDGKVIKAQIWDTAGQERYRAITSAYYRGAVGALLVYDVTRHATFENVDRWLKELRNHTESNIVVMLVGNKSDLRHLVAVSTEDGKSYAEKESLYFMETSALEATNVENAFAEVLTQIYHIVSKKAVEGAENGTDSSVPSKGEKINIKDDVSALKRVGCCSS